GGGCGCCCTGGTCGGGCCCCCACAATTCGATTTGGGGATCTTCTTCCAAAAGCCGGATATTTCTCTGGGTACGGGCGTTGCTCCACATGGCCTGATTCATGGCCGGCACCGCGGCGATGGGCGCCTCGGTTGCACAGCAGACAGTGGTTAGCAGATCGTCTGCCATCCCCTGGGCCAGACGGGCGATGAAATCCGCCGACGCCGGCGCTATCACCACCTGATCGGCCCATTTGGCCAACTCGATATGCCCCATGCCCGCTTCCGCCTCCGGGTCCAGCAAGGAGGTCCGAACTGGCTCGCCACTGAGAGCCTGAAAGGTCAGTGGTGCCACAAAAGCTTCTGCTCCACGGGTCATCACAACCCGCACCTCATGGCCGGCCTTTTTCAGCTGACGCACAAGTTCGGCGCTTTTATAAGCTGCAATACCACCGGTCACTCCCAACAGGATTCGTCTGGCGGCCATAGGGGCTCCGTTTCCGCATAAAATGAAAGGCTTATAAGATAGCATGCTCAGGCCACAGCGACAGCCTGCCAGGCCAGGCATACGTTTACCGATTGTTACTTTTTGAAGTAACCTTTGTAACCCTGAGAGGCCCGTCGCGGCGCAGGAAGTGCCCGGGGCCGGACTTGACCATCGCAAGGAAGCCAAGATGACAGATTCCACCTGGCCCACGGACGAACGTCCGCGGGAACGCCTGCTCGCCCACGGGGCGCCAACCCTCTCCGACGCAGAACTGCTCGCCATATTCCTGCGCACGGGCACCACTGGCATGCCGGTGATGGCACTGGCGCGCCACCTGATTGAGGAATTTTCGGGGCTCCGGGGGCTACTGACCGCCTCCCAGCGCCAGTTCTGCAATGTCAAAGGCCTGGGAACCGCCAAATACGCCCAGGTTCAGGCGGCCATGGAAATGGCACGCCGGGTCATGGAGGAACCACTACGCCAGGGGGACCCCCTGCGATCTCCCGAGGATACCCGGCGTTTCCTCACCAGCCGGCTGGGCACCTATCCCCACGAGGTGTTCGCAGGCCTGTTCCTGGACAATCGTCATCGCGTCATCCAGTACCGTGAGTTGTTCCGGGGCACCATTGACGGCGCGGCCGTCTACCCAAGAGAAGTGGTGCGACAGGCCCTGGAAGACAATGCCGCGGCAGTGATCTTCGCACATAACCATCCCTCGGGCGTGGCAGAGCCCAGCCAGGCCGACATTTCACTGACCCGTCGGCTGAAAGAGGCGCTGGGTCTGGTGGATATCAGGGTTCTTGACCATATGGTTGTTGGCCATGGTGAGGTAATATCCCTCGCTGAACGGGGTCTGCTGTAAAACCGTCTTTACGATGGTGAACGTCAATGCCGGAAAACTGGCCAAATTCCCAACAATTTTTTGCGTTGGGGTGCGAGTTCTGGTATAAAAGCGTCCCTTTCTGGCGGCGTCTGGCGAGCAGCGTTCAGTTTAGAGGCGCGAACGGGGGCGTGATGGCTCCTTTGCAACCAGAGACGCATTAAAAACGAATTCGTATTATTAAGACCATTGCTCAGGTCGGAGGCAAGTATGTCCAGAGTTTGTCAGGTTACCGGTAAGCGTCCGGTATCCGGTAACAACGTTTCCCACGCGATGAACCACACTCGTCGTCGTTTTCTGCCGAATCTGCAGAACCACCGTTTCTGGGTTGAGTCCGAGAAGCGTTTCGTGAAGCTGCGCGTTTCCACCAAGGGCATGCGCATCATCGATAAAAAAGGCATTGACGCTGTGCTGGCCGATCTTCGTGCCCGCGGCGAGAAATTTTAAGGAGCCGCATCATGCGCGAGAAAATCAAGCTGGTTTCATCAGCAGGTACTGGTCACTTCTACACGACCAAGAAGAACAAGCGTAACACTCCGGAAAAAATCGAGATCAAAAAGTACGATCCGGTTGTCCGTAAGCATGTTGCCTACAAGGAAGCCAAGATCAAGTAATTCCTGATCCGGCATCCACATAAAAGCCCGGCCAATGCGCCGGGCTTTTTTGTGGCTCTCTGACACTCAGAACTTCTCCAGGTAACCCTCGGGTAACGCCACGTCCATGGCAATAGGAAGGTGATCTGACATCGGATAGCTGACCACTTCTGAACGTCGGATCTCCAATGAGGGACTCACCAGAATATGGTCGAGGGCCTTCTCGGGCCGCCAGCTTGGAAAACTGTGGGCTGTGTCTGGCAAGGGCACCAGATCGGTTTCCTTGAGGGGTGTCTGGGTAAGCAGCTGCTCCGCATGAGCGTTCATGTCTCCCATCAGAACCACATGCTGGTAATCAGCGATCAACTCCCGGATGTAGCCTAACTGGCGTTGCTGGGCCGTCTTGCTCAGGGAAAGATGCATCAGTACCAGCACCAGCGGATCATGCTCGGTTCCGTATCGTGCAATGATGGCACCCCGCCCCGGAATCAGACCCGGCAATTTATGCTCGGTAACATCAAGGGGCCGGTACCGGC
This genomic stretch from Marinobacter salsuginis harbors:
- the radC gene encoding RadC family protein produces the protein MTDSTWPTDERPRERLLAHGAPTLSDAELLAIFLRTGTTGMPVMALARHLIEEFSGLRGLLTASQRQFCNVKGLGTAKYAQVQAAMEMARRVMEEPLRQGDPLRSPEDTRRFLTSRLGTYPHEVFAGLFLDNRHRVIQYRELFRGTIDGAAVYPREVVRQALEDNAAAVIFAHNHPSGVAEPSQADISLTRRLKEALGLVDIRVLDHMVVGHGEVISLAERGLL
- the rpmB gene encoding 50S ribosomal protein L28; this encodes MSRVCQVTGKRPVSGNNVSHAMNHTRRRFLPNLQNHRFWVESEKRFVKLRVSTKGMRIIDKKGIDAVLADLRARGEKF
- the rpmG gene encoding 50S ribosomal protein L33 codes for the protein MREKIKLVSSAGTGHFYTTKKNKRNTPEKIEIKKYDPVVRKHVAYKEAKIK
- a CDS encoding endonuclease/exonuclease/phosphatase family protein, translating into MYKHIRKQLNGILKPAGGPRGACSGTEHVPEFEPQRHIRLLTFNIQVGINTSSYRHYLTRSWQHILPHRNRIENLDRIASLLRSYDVVALQECDGGSLRSGYINQVQYLAEAAGIPYWYQQLNRNLGQIAQHSNGLLSRYRPLDVTEHKLPGLIPGRGAIIARYGTEHDPLVLVLMHLSLSKTAQQRQLGYIRELIADYQHVVLMGDMNAHAEQLLTQTPLKETDLVPLPDTAHSFPSWRPEKALDHILVSPSLEIRRSEVVSYPMSDHLPIAMDVALPEGYLEKF